In a genomic window of Plectropomus leopardus isolate mb chromosome 6, YSFRI_Pleo_2.0, whole genome shotgun sequence:
- the LOC121944094 gene encoding alpha-(1,3)-fucosyltransferase 7-like, which yields MTTPGAFFLLLLISILSMLYYTFLDQKLLLQKHPTCIARKNLKILLWHWPFGRSYKLDGDKCLEMFNISRCFLTGNTSAFSSADVVVFHHQELSRNLSQLPLHLDRPASQHWVWLSMEPPANNAKLPQLSGLFNWTMSYRRDADISIPYGKTILGGDELEFRTAPNRSCLVSWVVSKYRPHQARAAVYQNLKKHIPIEVYGKWNRKKLTDRMLLPTIAKCIFYLSFENSVAKDYYITEKLWRNAFQAGAIPVVLGPSRATYEALAPPGSFIHVADFTSEADLAAHLKHVAADRRAYEKYFQWRRSHKIKTYTDWRERLCQICVRYPSLPANRVYQDLESWGLTPKILSLQASKSSTPVISALLTWKTPGSHDNTRSLLFPPPHLHLELSRNLSQLPLHLDRPASQHWVWLSMEPPANNAKLPQLSGLFNWT from the exons ATGACAACACCAGGAgccttctttctcctcctcctcatctccatCTTGTCTATGCTTTATTATACCTTTTTGGACCAGAAGCTCCTTCTGCAGAAACACCCTACATGTATTGCTCGGAAAAACCTCAAAATCCTGCTGTGGCACTGGCCGTTCGGCCGCTCTTACAAGCTCGACGGAGACAAATGCCTCGAGATGTTCAACATCAGCCGCTGTTTTCTCACTGGCAACACCTCTGCTTTCTCCTCTGCTGACGTGGTTGTCTTCCACCACCAGGAGCTGAGCAGAAATCTGTCCCAGCTGCCTTTGCACCTGGATCGCCCGGCCTCCCAGCACTGGGTGTGGCTGTCCATGGAGCCACCTGCTAACAATGCGAAACTCCCGCAGCTCAGCGGCCTCTTCAACTGGACAATGAGCTACAGACGTGATGCAGACATATCCATACCTTATGGAAAGACAATTCTTGGAGGTGATGAGCTTGAATTCAGGACTGCTCCAAATCGCTCCTGCCTTGTCAGCTGGGTGGTCAGCAAATACCGGCCTCACCAGGCTCGCGCTGCTGTTTACCAAAATCTTAAGAAGCATATCCCGATAGAGGTGTACGGCAAATGGAACAGGAAGAAGCTGACGGACAGGATGCTGCTACCTACGATtgcaaagtgtattttttaccTGTCTTTTGAGAACTCTGTGGCAAAAGATTATTACATCACAGAGAAGCTGTGGAGGAACGCTTTCCAAGCTGGGGCCATACCGGTGGTTCTCGGCCCCAGCAGGGCGACCTACGAAGCTTTGGCTCCTCCTGGTTCCTTTATCCATGTGGCCGATTTTACGAGCGAAGCAGATCTGGCTGCTCATCTGAAGCATGTGGCTGCAGACAGGCGGGCCTATGAGAAGTACTTCCAGTGGCGCCGcagtcacaaaataaaaacctacACTGACTGGAGAGAGAGGCTGTGTCAGATCTGTGTTCGGTACCCCAGTTTACCAGCCAACAGAGTCTATCAGGACCTTGAGAGCTGGGGGTTAACACCTAAGATTTTATCTCTTCAGGCCtctaag AGTTCCACTCCAGTGATCAGTGCCCTTTTGACCTGGAAAACGCCCGGCAGCCATGACAACACCAGGAGccttctttttcctcctcctcatctccatCTT GAGCTGAGCAGAAATCTGTCCCAGCTGCCTTTGCACCTGGATCGCCCGGCCTCCCAGCACTGGGTGTGGCTGTCCATGGAGCCACCTGCTAACAATGCGAAACTCCCGCAGCTCAGCGGCCTCTTCAACTGGACATGA